From the Flavimarina sp. Hel_I_48 genome, one window contains:
- a CDS encoding DUF6567 family protein — protein sequence MKKLLLHTFFILLISILFSSCAAGLAGSLNDSAALSSNNFSYVQKNLLGKAQATYVLGIGGMNREAIVNEAKQNMLENYSLKDGQTLANTTVNFKYSNFLGLIATYKCYVTADIVQFK from the coding sequence ATGAAAAAATTACTTTTACACACTTTTTTTATTTTATTAATCTCAATTCTTTTCTCAAGTTGTGCAGCTGGCCTAGCCGGATCTTTGAATGATTCTGCCGCCTTGAGCTCGAATAATTTTAGTTACGTACAAAAAAACCTTTTGGGTAAAGCCCAAGCGACCTATGTTTTGGGTATTGGTGGAATGAATAGAGAAGCCATTGTTAATGAGGCCAAACAGAATATGTTAGAAAACTATTCTTTAAAAGATGGCCAGACCTTAGCGAATACAACGGTTAATTTCAAATACTCTAACTTTTTAGGTCTTATCGCCACCTATAAATGCTATGTCACGGCAGATATTGTACAGTTTAAATAA
- the hemH gene encoding ferrochelatase — protein sequence MKKGVLMVNLGSPESTDPKDVKNYLGEFLMDGRVIDLPYWARTLLVKGIILNTRPKQSAAAYSKIWWDEGSPLIVLSERLQKKVRENVDVPVELAMRYGTPNMLSGLKKLDEQGVDEVLILPLYPQFAMATTETILVLAEELRKKHFPHMRFSDIPAFYNRPEYIEVLSNSIGEKLKDLDYEHLLFSYHGVPKRHIRKSDVTKSHCKIDGQCCQTPSAAHQFCYRHQCYDTTRQVAEFLNLKEGTYSTSFQSRLGFDPWLQPYTDRTIERMGKEGIKKMAIVTPAFVSDCLETLEEIAMEGEEIFHEMGGKEFTTIPCLNDRDDWSFVVSTWINDWAIVEASKAIA from the coding sequence ATGAAAAAAGGCGTTTTAATGGTCAATCTGGGTTCGCCAGAAAGTACAGATCCTAAAGATGTGAAGAATTACCTGGGTGAGTTCCTAATGGATGGCCGCGTGATCGATCTTCCTTACTGGGCGCGCACCTTGCTTGTAAAAGGGATCATACTTAACACACGACCCAAACAATCTGCCGCAGCGTATTCAAAAATCTGGTGGGATGAAGGTTCGCCCTTGATCGTTCTAAGTGAGCGTTTACAAAAAAAGGTTCGTGAGAATGTGGATGTTCCCGTGGAACTTGCCATGCGTTATGGAACACCAAATATGCTCAGCGGACTCAAAAAACTTGATGAACAAGGAGTTGATGAGGTTTTGATCCTTCCGTTGTATCCACAGTTTGCCATGGCAACAACAGAAACTATTCTTGTCCTCGCAGAAGAATTGCGCAAAAAGCATTTTCCGCATATGCGCTTCTCAGATATACCGGCTTTTTACAACAGACCCGAATATATTGAAGTGCTGTCGAATAGTATAGGCGAGAAATTGAAGGATCTGGATTACGAGCACCTGCTGTTCAGCTATCATGGCGTACCTAAAAGACATATCAGAAAAAGCGATGTGACCAAGAGCCATTGTAAAATAGACGGCCAGTGTTGCCAGACGCCCTCTGCCGCGCACCAGTTTTGTTACCGCCACCAGTGTTATGATACGACCAGGCAGGTTGCCGAATTCTTAAACCTGAAAGAAGGTACTTATTCCACTTCATTTCAATCGCGTCTGGGCTTTGATCCCTGGTTGCAGCCCTATACAGACCGCACCATTGAGCGCATGGGTAAAGAAGGCATTAAAAAAATGGCCATCGTAACACCCGCATTTGTAAGTGATTGCCTTGAAACACTTGAAGAAATCGCTATGGAGGGAGAAGAAATCTTTCATGAAATGGGGGGTAAAGAGTTTACTACGATCCCCTGCCTAAACGACCGTGATGATTGGTCCTTTGTTGTTTCCACCTGGATCAATGACTGGGCGATCGTAGAAGCGAGCAAGGCGATTGCTTAA
- a CDS encoding MATE family efflux transporter, with protein MRTTSPLSFKNINRLAIPALLTGIAEPILSATDAAVVGNIEINPTEALAAVGIVGSFLSALIWVLGQTRSALQAIIAQYYGAGKIDEIKNLPAQAVYLNIILSILILGGTLPFINGIFSLYNAQDLILEYCVEYYGIRVWGFPLTLLTFAIFGIFRGLQNTFWPMVVAIIGALLNIGLDFALVYGIADWLPEMGLRGAAYASLIAQAVMALLSLILLFWKTDISLKLRFPINPELYRLIGMALNLFVRTIALNLALYLANSFATDYGPSFIAAQTILINIWLFSSFFIDGYAAAGNILAGRLLGAKDYDGLWQLSKKVSLYGVGVSIFLMVVGMLFYEPLGLIFSKEPAVIARYSAIFFIIILMQPINAIAFIFDGIFKGMGEMKYLRNVLLLATFFGFVPAIFIGDYFGLELYSIWIAFSVWMLIRGVALILKFRKRFKPKVSEAI; from the coding sequence ATGCGCACAACATCCCCACTTTCCTTTAAAAACATAAACAGGCTTGCAATTCCTGCTCTGCTCACCGGCATCGCAGAACCTATACTTTCTGCGACTGATGCCGCCGTGGTGGGAAATATTGAGATCAATCCCACCGAAGCACTTGCCGCGGTAGGTATTGTGGGCTCTTTTCTATCAGCTTTGATCTGGGTGCTGGGACAAACAAGAAGCGCATTGCAGGCCATAATCGCTCAGTATTATGGCGCCGGCAAAATTGACGAAATCAAGAATCTCCCTGCACAGGCTGTTTATTTAAACATAATTCTCAGCATACTGATTCTGGGAGGAACGCTGCCTTTTATCAATGGTATATTCTCACTTTATAACGCTCAGGACCTAATCCTGGAGTATTGTGTGGAGTATTATGGTATTCGCGTTTGGGGATTTCCCCTTACGCTGCTTACCTTTGCAATTTTTGGTATTTTCCGTGGATTACAGAATACGTTTTGGCCTATGGTGGTAGCAATTATTGGTGCGCTGCTCAATATAGGTCTTGATTTTGCCCTTGTGTATGGTATAGCAGACTGGCTTCCTGAAATGGGCCTGCGCGGCGCGGCCTACGCCAGTCTTATCGCACAGGCGGTCATGGCCCTGCTTTCCCTTATTTTGTTGTTCTGGAAAACCGATATTTCCCTAAAATTACGTTTCCCCATAAATCCAGAATTATACCGACTCATCGGTATGGCGCTCAACCTTTTTGTGCGTACCATTGCGCTCAATCTCGCTTTGTACCTGGCCAACTCGTTCGCGACAGATTATGGTCCTTCTTTTATCGCCGCGCAGACCATATTGATAAATATCTGGTTGTTTTCCTCCTTTTTTATAGACGGTTATGCAGCGGCGGGCAATATCCTGGCAGGGCGTTTGCTGGGTGCAAAAGACTATGATGGGCTGTGGCAACTGAGCAAAAAAGTAAGTTTGTACGGCGTGGGCGTTTCCATTTTTTTAATGGTTGTGGGAATGCTTTTTTATGAACCCCTTGGACTTATTTTTAGTAAAGAACCTGCGGTTATTGCACGGTATTCCGCAATTTTCTTTATTATCATACTGATGCAGCCCATTAATGCAATCGCTTTCATCTTTGACGGGATTTTCAAAGGAATGGGCGAGATGAAATACCTGCGCAACGTGTTGTTGTTGGCCACATTCTTTGGCTTTGTACCCGCGATTTTCATCGGTGATTACTTCGGGTTGGAACTTTATTCCATCTGGATCGCCTTTAGCGTATGGATGCTTATTCGTGGTGTCGCACTGATACTAAAATTCAGAAAACGTTTTAAACCGAAGGTCTCCGAAGCAATATGA
- a CDS encoding MATE family efflux transporter, translating into MSATPNKSEKLGIEPIGTLLIKQAVPSAIGILVMSLNILVDTIFVGNWIGSIAIAAINVVLPVSFFIAALGMSIGIGGASIISRALGSGDRPKALKTFGNQITITLALTIGMVILGLVFIDDLIPAFGGKGDIFEPAKVYYRIVLYGVPILALSMMGNNVIRAEGNPKFAMVAMIFPSVGNLLLDYLLINVLDMGMAGAAWATTVSYGFCFLYILWYFLSKNSELKINFGHFGINFGILKEISALGFVTLARQAVVSITYLLMNNILFDLGGEASVTVYAIIGRMLMFALFPVLGVTQGFLPIAGYNYGAKKYTRVRETINKAIYYSCGLAVLIFALIMIFPQEIVSVFTTDVAVLQDTPWAMRWVFAAIPIIGIQLIGSAYFQAIGKARPALLLTLTRQGFFFIPLVLILPNYFGELGVWISFPIADVLSTIVTGYFLNREIRKTLVEN; encoded by the coding sequence TTGAGCGCAACTCCTAATAAATCAGAAAAACTGGGCATAGAGCCCATAGGTACTTTATTAATAAAACAGGCGGTGCCTTCGGCGATTGGGATTCTGGTCATGTCGCTCAATATCTTGGTTGACACTATTTTTGTGGGCAACTGGATAGGTTCTATTGCCATTGCCGCTATTAATGTGGTGCTTCCGGTTTCCTTTTTTATAGCAGCGTTGGGCATGTCCATAGGGATTGGTGGTGCGAGTATCATCTCGCGTGCGCTGGGTTCTGGCGACAGGCCTAAAGCACTAAAAACCTTCGGAAATCAAATTACCATTACCCTGGCACTTACCATTGGCATGGTCATTCTGGGCCTTGTTTTTATCGATGATCTTATTCCCGCTTTTGGCGGAAAGGGAGATATTTTTGAGCCGGCAAAAGTCTACTACCGTATTGTACTTTATGGTGTGCCCATTTTGGCCCTTTCCATGATGGGTAACAATGTGATTAGGGCAGAGGGCAACCCAAAATTCGCGATGGTGGCCATGATTTTTCCTTCGGTGGGGAATCTATTGCTTGATTATCTTTTGATCAATGTCCTTGATATGGGCATGGCGGGGGCGGCCTGGGCAACCACGGTTTCCTATGGTTTTTGTTTTCTTTATATTCTCTGGTATTTTCTCAGTAAAAACTCCGAATTAAAGATCAATTTTGGCCATTTTGGGATCAATTTTGGCATTTTAAAGGAGATTTCTGCCCTGGGTTTTGTGACCCTTGCACGGCAGGCGGTTGTGAGCATTACCTATTTGCTCATGAACAATATCCTTTTTGATCTGGGCGGTGAAGCCTCGGTTACGGTTTATGCGATCATTGGCCGTATGCTCATGTTTGCCCTATTCCCAGTTCTAGGAGTAACACAGGGATTTTTACCTATTGCAGGATATAATTATGGTGCAAAAAAATACACGCGCGTACGCGAGACGATCAACAAAGCAATTTATTATTCCTGCGGACTCGCGGTTTTGATTTTTGCCTTGATCATGATTTTCCCCCAGGAAATCGTTTCGGTTTTTACCACAGATGTAGCGGTGCTCCAGGATACGCCCTGGGCCATGCGCTGGGTTTTTGCAGCCATTCCCATTATTGGTATTCAGTTGATAGGATCGGCGTATTTTCAGGCGATTGGTAAAGCAAGACCTGCGCTATTGCTCACGCTTACGCGGCAGGGATTTTTCTTTATACCGCTAGTGCTTATTTTGCCCAACTATTTTGGTGAACTGGGTGTATGGATCTCTTTTCCCATCGCAGATGTGCTATCTACCATTGTTACCGGATATTTTCTAAACAGGGAGATCAGGAAGACGTTGGTTGAAAATTAA
- a CDS encoding DUF86 domain-containing protein codes for MYLEDIQFSMNEILEYTYKMDFEDFIEDRKTLYSVLMHFTIIGEAANKIPDLIQKKYNEVPWRKMYGLRNFVTHGYFAVNKKQIREIITTNLPENKKQLEHILQLERNS; via the coding sequence ATGTATTTAGAGGATATTCAATTCTCTATGAATGAGATTTTGGAATATACTTATAAGATGGACTTTGAAGATTTTATTGAAGACAGAAAAACCCTGTATTCTGTTTTAATGCATTTTACAATTATTGGAGAAGCCGCTAATAAAATACCTGATCTCATTCAGAAAAAATATAATGAGGTTCCATGGAGAAAGATGTATGGGTTACGGAATTTTGTTACTCATGGATATTTTGCAGTAAATAAAAAGCAAATCCGGGAAATTATCACGACGAATCTCCCTGAAAATAAAAAACAATTAGAACACATACTGCAGCTTGAGCGCAACTCCTAA
- a CDS encoding nucleotidyltransferase family protein yields MLTKAKILEKLQALMPELRDRFGVETIGFFGSFSRDEASEDSDIDLVVTYKQRPKGWDYFSLGIYLEDVFGRKVDLAEPHCIKHQIREKVMSQVNYI; encoded by the coding sequence ATGCTTACAAAGGCAAAAATACTGGAGAAGCTTCAGGCGCTAATGCCTGAACTTCGGGATCGCTTTGGCGTGGAAACCATTGGGTTTTTTGGGTCCTTTTCAAGAGATGAAGCATCAGAAGATAGTGATATTGATCTTGTGGTTACGTATAAACAAAGACCTAAAGGATGGGATTATTTTTCATTGGGGATATACCTGGAAGATGTATTTGGAAGAAAAGTGGATCTTGCTGAACCGCACTGCATAAAACATCAAATTAGGGAAAAGGTAATGAGCCAGGTAAATTATATTTGA
- a CDS encoding PEGA domain-containing protein — MIYNFINRSVSLILVAILLMGCGSTTVIDSIPSNANLYINDQNVGQTPYKHRDSKIVGSSNSIRIEKEGYNSYKTSFSKDEKVAVAPLIGGVFFLVPFLWVMKYEKGHLYELIPKENQQ, encoded by the coding sequence ATGATCTACAACTTTATAAATCGGTCGGTTTCGCTAATTTTAGTTGCTATACTCCTCATGGGCTGCGGAAGTACAACTGTTATTGATTCCATACCCTCAAATGCTAATTTATATATTAATGATCAAAATGTCGGTCAGACTCCATATAAACATAGAGATTCAAAGATTGTCGGTAGTTCAAATTCCATTAGAATAGAAAAAGAAGGATATAATTCTTATAAAACGTCTTTTTCAAAAGATGAAAAGGTGGCTGTAGCACCATTAATTGGAGGTGTTTTCTTCTTGGTTCCATTCTTATGGGTTATGAAATATGAAAAAGGACATCTATACGAACTTATTCCAAAGGAAAATCAACAATAA